DNA sequence from the Triticum dicoccoides isolate Atlit2015 ecotype Zavitan unplaced genomic scaffold, WEW_v2.0 scaffold79563, whole genome shotgun sequence genome:
TCTCCCAGCTGCCACGTTCAGGATTTTCCGTGTCGACGGCACAATGGAGACCGCAGAGGCACGCGACATCACCATCATAGACAGGGGCTACTTCCGCAGTGGCCAATTCGTCGTGTCGGCGTCAGATATTCATGGTCGGGTCGGCGTCGTCACGGAATCCAACACCACGCTCGACCTCGTGAAGGTCGTCAGCCACGGGGAGCCACCGGTCATGGCGATGAGCGGGGTGGCGCCGGGATGCCTGCGGCGCGTCCGAGAGCTCTGCCTCGGCGACTTCGTCGTGTCCGGGTCGTCAAGGTGCCCCTCGAGCTCGGCGTGGTGTTTGACGATGGCGCCCTCTGCAAGGTCATCGGCGGTGCGCGTTGACGAAGCTACAAACAAACAAACGCATTTTTCACGACCGGATGAAATCGAGCTTCTACCCGGGCCTGCGTGTCACCTCGCGGGCGGACGGCTTCAAGTACTGTCGGTGGCTTCGTGGATACTGGAAGCCCAGCCGCAAAGTGGGCACCATCGCCAAGGTTCAGATGACGGGAGCACTCGTCCACTGGATCGCCTCTGCACACCACGGCGCCGACCAGTGGCTCGTCCAGGAGTCCGCTCCTCCGGCCTACCAGGATCCTGCCGATTTGACCTTCTTCTGCTCCGCCTACGATTGCTACTGGGGCGTTGGGGATCGCTGCTTCCTTCTTCGAGACACACAAGAAGAAGCACCGAAAAAGGAGAACACGATGCACCACCGGAAGCAGCCGACCCGGAAGCTCCTCCAGCTGGATGGGCGTAGGCGGACGCGGCAGAGGCAGCCGGTGGAGGTCGAGCAACCCATGAGCGTCGCCAGCACCCGCACCACCGTCGACGTGCTCTGGCAGGACGGCACGAGCCAGAGTGGGGTGCCGTCCACTGCTCTTCTCCCCTACCAGATGACGAGCGAGCACGAGTTCTTCCCGGGCTTCTACGTTGTCGACGGCGTGGCGCCCGCAGCTGATGCTGTAGCCGTCGTAGACGATGCTACTGAACAGACGACTGAGAAGAAGCGCGTCGGCGTGGTCCGATGCGTGAATTCCGAGGACCAAACAGTAGGTGTGTCGTGGTTGACAGAGGCCACAGAGATCGACACCCTGAGCGCCTACGACTTGGCATTGCAACCAGGTCCCCATGTTTTCTACGGACGTGTCGTCGTACGCCGGCCGCCATCGGGATGTCCTCCTGACGATGCCGCTGCTACCGATCTTTCATGGGTCGGCCATGTTGTTGACCTCGTTGACGGCCGTGTCCAAGTTAAGTGGGCCGACAACACTGTGTCATTGGTAATGATTCCAGCTTCTATTACTACATGCATGTATCTGCACCTACAGTCTTCTCTGTTGATGTTCAATAACCTGCTGGTCAATTGAGTTTTCAGGTGTTGCCCCATGAGATTAGTATCGTCACTGAGCAGTACTTCTGGGAACTAGAGGCTGAAATGGGCGGTGTCGGCGATGACTGGGTGGA
Encoded proteins:
- the LOC119347918 gene encoding probable ubiquitin-conjugating enzyme E2 23; its protein translation is MNAVAEDAVASSTNIHQIQEGDLVRVGPNGDHGMVAHLPELYYTGQPLLPAATFRIFRVDGTMETAEARDITIIDRGYFRSGQFVVSASDIHGRVGVVTESNTTLDLVKVVSHGEPPVMAMSGVAPGCLRRVRELCLGDFVVSGPWLVQESAPPAYQDPADLTFFCSAYDCYWGVGDRCFLLRDTQEEAPKKENTMHHRKQPTRKLLQLDGRRRTRQRQPVEVEQPMSVASTRTTVDVLWQDGTSQSGVPSTALLPYQMTSEHEFFPGFYVVDGVAPAADAVAVVDDATEQTTEKKRVGVVRCVNSEDQTVGVSWLTEATEIDTLSAYDLALQPGPHVFYGRVVVRRPPSGCPPDDAAATDLSWVGHVVDLVDGRVQVKWADNTVSLVLPHEISIVTEQYFWELEAEMGGVGDDWVEVNSVDDECEDEDSANSA